Within Bradymonas sediminis, the genomic segment CTCGGCCGGCGCCGGCGGCAAGGGCGGCGGCGGCAGCCGGCTCAACACACGTGGGTTCGGCATCATCGGCGCGGCGAAGCCGGCCAGGGTGCGTAATTGCTGAGCGGTGAGGACCAGGTTCACGTTCACATACTCGCCCTCCGCGCGGCATTTGACCTTATCGATCAGGTTGCCGATCCCCATCGCGCGCGCCGCGACCCCGGCGATGCCGTCCAGGCCGAGCGCCGTCTTCAGGCGCCGCTTGAGGTTCGGACAGGAATTCGCGAAACGCTCGGCCTCGACCGCGTCTTTGAATTTCAGGTCCGCGTTGGCGGTGGGCGAAGCCGGGCTGGAGACCTTGAGGCTCACGGCCTCAAAGCGCATCCGCCCAAGCCCCGGAATCATATCGACCAGGCCCTGGGCGCTCATCAAAACCAGGGTGTCATCGCCGTCGGCCACCCGCTCGATCTGGGCCAGGCCGTCGAGCATCGAGGCGTTGGCAGGCGCGGCGGACTTATCTTCCTGGGCGCGAAGCGGCGAATCCGCGGCGAGGTTCTGCGTAATCTCATCGAGCCACTTATCCTTGCCGACCACCGCGAGCCCCGGGCGCGCTAGCAGCACGCGGCGCGGGTCCTGATACCCGCTCTGAGCCGACACCAGCGGGCGCATCGGGGCGCCGCCGGATTGTTGCCACGGGATCTGCTCGCGAAAACGCCGGTCCAGCACGCCCTTAATCTGCGACTCGCTCATCGAGTGACGCACCGCCAAAAACGACTCCTGAATATATTGGGGGCGCGCCGAGGCCATAAAGAAGCTGTCGAGATCGTCGATCGGGTCCAACCCGGTATGCCCGGCGAGGATCCGAAAATCCGGGACCTTCTTCATGATCTGGCGCACGCCGTCTTCGTAGAGCGTGCCGCGCACCCGATCCAGGCGCACAAGCGCGGTGACCGCCGCGTTGCCCGGGCCATAATTGCGCAGGCTCGGGATATCGCTCGGCCCGCCGCGCTCGACGCCAGGGAGCGGCTTCTTCGGGTCAAAGGTCGAGCCCTTCGACGCGGTCTTTTTGGGGGGCGGATCCTTTTTGGGTTCTTTTTTCGCGGCGATGGCCTCTTTGGGCGCCTCCTTTTTGGGCTCAACCTTCGGCTTAGGCGCAGGGTCGATCTTCTCGACAACCTCTTCTTCGGGCTCCGGCGGGGCGTCTTCGACCGCATCGTCGGGCTCGATCGCCTCGGGTTCTTCTGGATCCTCAAGATCCTCGCTCTCTTCGGTCTCGCTGGGCTGCACCGGCCCCTCTAATTGAGCCCAACGCTCGGCCTCGCGACCGTGGCCGAGGGCGCGCAGCTCATCCATCTTCGCCACCCACTCGACGTCAAATCCCTCGACCCTGGGCCCAAAATTGCCGAGGATCACGGGCAAAACGCCGAGCAAATGCAGCACGAAGCTCAGCGCCAGCGCCCACACCAGCCCCGACACGCCCCACCACAGCGCGCCCTCCTGGGGCTCCGAGGCGTCAGTATTCTCGGCGTCGACGATCTTCTCGTCATGTGATTCGGGTCGTTCGGACATAAAAATTGAGACCAATTAAAAAAGTTCGAAAAAATAATCATCGCATCATCTCACGCGCCTATCCACGCGGATCGCGCGCTCTATTAATGTCAACGCAGTCTTAAACTATGCGACCCGCCCGCGACATTCCAGCAGATATCGAAACCGGGGTCGGCCGAGGACTAAAACTCGACTTGCAATCAATTGACGGGTGTGCAAGATAATGCCGCTTGATGTCGACTCGGGCTCATCCCTGAGTGGGCACCCATGAATTTTGAATCCATCGATGCTTTTTACGCTTGAGTGCGCGCTCGAATTCAGTTTGACGACCCAACCAGTTCGTCAGCAGCAATGAGCGCGCCGAATAGACTTTACCCTGGCTTCTGAGAGAACAACGCTTATGGCACGTTATACCGGCCCTCGCCTTCGTATTATCCGCCGTCTGGGAACCGACCTCCCGGGCCTGACTCGTAAAATCGCCGACCGTCGTCCGTATCCGCCGGGCGATCACGGCCAAGGCCGTCAGCGCTTCAGCGAGTTCAAGAAGCAGCTCTACGCCAAGCAGAAGTTGCGCTTCAACTACGGCCTCAATGAGCAGCAGCTGCGTAACCTCTTCGTCGAAGCCCAGGCTTCGCGTGAGCCCGCTGGCCTGATGCTCCTTCGTCTGCTTGAGCAGCGCCTCGACAATATCGTCTTCCGCGCTGGCCTCGCCTCGACCATCCCGGCCGCACGTCAGCTCGTCGTCCACGGACACGTCGAAGTTAACGATCGCAAAGTCGACCGTCCCAGCTTCCGCGTGAAGCCTGGCATGAAAGTTTCGCTGCGCGCCAAGAGCCAGTCGCTCAGCTCGGTCGAAGCATCGGTCGCCAGCCCCTCGCTGCGCCACCCGGCCTACCTTACGGTCGACGAGAACACCAAGACGGCCACCATGGACCAGGTCCCGGGCCGCGAAGACATCCCCTTCCAGGTCGACGAGTCGCTCGTTGTCGAGTACTACTCGCCGCGTCTGTAAGAGCTGCGCCTGAAAAAGACGCTCGGGTTGTCAAAGACAACCCGAGTTGCAAAGATGAAAACCGCGGTGAAGCTCAACTTCGCCGCGGTTTTTTTTGTGTTTTTATTTCGACTTTTGATTCGCTGATATTCGCCTCGGCCCCTAGGATCCCGCATGCTCCAAGCGTCTTCTCGTACCCGTCAAATCTGGGTCGTATTCATCGCCCTCGCCCTGCTCAGCGCCTGCGCACCAGAGCGGGCGAATCGCGCCGAGGCCGACAAACAAGAGCTTAAGAGCGGCCAACAGGTCGCCGAAGCCGCCGCCAGGGGAACCCACGCGGCCGATATCGACAGCCTGGTCCTCGCCTCTTCGAGCATGGACGGGGACGCGCCCGACGACGATGACGAAGACGATGCTGATGACGAAGCGATGCCGGTCGCCCCGCCACCTGCGGCGCCCGACGCCGGCCTCACCGACGATCGCGACACCGTCGATGACGCCGATGCGTCCGAAGCCCCAGATACCCAAACCCCCGACGACGCCGACCCCAGCGGAGCCGCCCAATGAGCGATATTCTCTATAATGTGGACGCAGCGATCGCCACGATCACCCTGAATCGTCCCGACGCCCGAAACGCCTACTCCGACGCGATGGTCACCGGCCTCATCGACGCGCTTGACCGCGCCGAGCACGACCCGCAGGTGCGCGTGGTGCTCCTCACCGGCGCCGGGCCGGCGTTTTGCGCAGGCGGCGACCTCAAGAAGATGCGCGACCGCGAGGGCATGTTCTCGGGCGACTCGGTGGAGCTGCGCGATAATTATATCCGCGGCCTGCAGAGCATCCCGCGGCGCTTCAATCATTTCGAAAAACCCGTGATCGCCGCGATCAACGGGCACGCGATCGGCGCGGGACTGGACCTCAGCTTGATGTGCGACATCCGGGTCGCCAGCCGGCGCGCAAAATTCGGCTCGACCTTTGCCAACGTCGGGCTGATCCCCGGCGACGGCGGCGCGTATCTTTTGCCCCGAGTGGTCGGATTCTCACGCGCCGTCGAGCTGATCCTCACCGCGCGTATCTTTGACGCCGAGGAGGCCCTGCGCATCGATCTTGTCCACGAGATCTGCGAGCCCGCGGAGGTCATGCAGCGCGCCCAGGCCAAGGCCGCCCAGATCGCCGCGCTGCCGCCCAAGGCCATCAAGATGGCCAAGGCCGCGCTCTACCGCTGCGTGGACCGCGACCTCGAGACCTCCCTGCAGCTCACCGCCGCCCTGCAAGGCTGCGTGCAACGCACCGACGAGCACGACGCCGCCGTCGAGCGCCTGCTCGCCAGCCTCGACAAGGGCTAGGTCACAGGCCCAAGTGCTTCACTTCGATGACATCGCCGTCGGATTGAAGCACCGCCGCCTCGATCACCGACTTCAGCTCACGCACATTGCCCCGCCAGGCGTGCGCCATAAAGATCGCCTCCACGTCGCTCGAGAAGCGCTGGGCCGCGCGGCCGTAGCGCCGCCGGTAGGTGCTCAAAAAGGTGCGCGCCAGCGGCAGGATGTCTTCGGGGCGCTCGCGCAAAGACGGCATCGTCAGCGGGAATTTCGACAGCACCATATAGAGGTCGCGGCGGAAATGCCCGGCCTCAACGCGTTTGCGCAGGTCCCGATGCGTGCTCGCGATCAACCGCACATTCACCGGGCGCGCGGCCGCCTCGCCGGTGCGGCGCACCTCCGACTCGCGCAGCATCCGCAGGATCTTTCCCTGCAACAGGAGCGAGAGCCGGTCGATCTCCTCCAAAAACACCGTCCCACCCTCGGCCAACTCGAAGATCCCGGTGCGCGCATCCGTGTCACCGGTCAACTGGTTATTCGCGCTTCCGAAGAGCTCGAAGTCCAGGTCATCGCCCTTCAGGCTGCGGCAGTTGATCGCGGTGAGCATCGCGTCTTTGCGCGGGCTCAGGTGATGAATCGCCCGGGCGATCAGCGCCTTGCCGCTGCCCGCCTCGCCGAGCAAGAGCACCGGCTCGTCGTGGCTCACGCATTCATTGACCTTCTCATAGACCTCACGCGCCGCGTCACTCTCGGCGATAAAATCCTTATAGAAGTGGTGGCGGCGCTGGCGCTCGCGCCAATAGCGGTTCTCTTCCAACACGGCCTGGCCGCGGCGCACCCGATGATGCGCGTCGAGCACCGCGGCGGCGAGCGGCTCAAGCTGGCCGATCAGGTTGGCCAGGGCGCCCTCAGTCGCCTCGGAATCCGGCCCCGTCGGTGAGTCGACAAAATAAAGGCTTAGCACCGCGCCCAACTCTCCGCGCAACGCGCAGGGGATCAACACCTGGTAGCGCGCGGGCTCGGCGTAGTCGGTGTCATAGGGCTGTGAGTCATAAGGGTCGCTGTCAAACGCCTCGGAGTCGAACGCCTCGGAGTCGTACTCATCCGCCTCAAAGGGGTTGGCACCAAAGGGTAAATCGAGCGGCTCGGGCTCCACCTCAGAGAGTTCCAAAATAACAAATGAATCCAAAGACTTAAGCTCGCTTAAGATTTCGGAATTCTGGGCGCGAAAGATCTCCAGCGACTCGCGCCGCCGCCGGTAGGCCCCCAGCACGGACTCCATGACCGGGGTCACGTCATCACCCGCGTTTTCGGCCAGCGAAATCGCGTCGAGGCGGAAGTCTTCAGCGTGCCAGGCCACCGCCTCGATCGGCACGGCGAGGTCCACCCGCTTGGGCAATACCCCGAGGCTTGCGTGAGTGAAATAGGCCGCGCTCCTCAGGAAATTCTCGATGCTCGGCGCCTGGGCGAGCGCCCGGCTCACCCGGAAGAACAACCGCCCACCCTCGGCCGAGAGCCCGCGCTCGGCGCGCGGATTGATGGGATAGCGCGTCCACGCGCGCCCCTGCACCTTGTCCAACCCGAGCACCTCCAGGCGAACCGCCGGCGACTCCCCCAACCAGATCGCGTCGCCCGGGCGGATATGAAAGACCTGCTCCTCGACCCCATCGCTCGACTGCGTGCACTCCCCGTCACGCATGACCCGCGTCGCCTCCGAGCTGGCGCGCGCCCGAAAGACAAGCGCGTCCCCCTCATGAATCTCGAGGTCACCATGCACCTCGGCGATGGCACACCCAGTCAGGGCGACATCATTGAACGGCGCGCGCCCCACCGAGATCGACTTGCGGTCGAAGGCAAACTCACGGGTCGTGTCGTGGCAAATCGTACGAAATCGAATGGTCATCATCGCGCCTTTTCACTCAGGTTCGCTAGAAAGCATCATCATTTCATATTCCGACAGAGACTCAACCGGCCCCACATCGGGCATCGGCGCGTCACGGTCGCTCGACTGGCGAATCTCGGCCCACGCCTGCAGGCGAAACGCCTTGCGCCGCAGCTTCGGGCTCAACTCACTGACCCGCTTCATGGCGCTGGCACAGGTACGATAGCGCCCGGCGGTACAATAGCTATAGCCCTGACGAAACAGTCGCTCGGCGCGCTCCGCGTCGGACATGGTGAAGCGCTTCTCGCGCTCGCGCTGCGCCTGGGCCGCTTGCTCCGCGGCCGCCTGCTGGCCGGCCTGGCTCACGAGTTCGTGGGCGCGCCCAAGCGCCGGCGCCGGGTCGATCTCGGCAATCGTGGGCACCTCCGGCTCGGTAACCACCCGAAAGGCCGCCACACCCGCCCACCCAAGGCCACCAAAGACCAGCGCAGCCAAGACCCAGCAGACCGCCAGATGCTGCAGCGCCCGCTTCAGCGCGCCCGGCTTCGGCCACGGCGCCCAATACTCGCTGATCTTCTCGCCCTGCTCGCGCGCCTGGCCGACGCTCTCGACCCAGGGCTTGATTAAGATCGCCTTCTTGCAAATGGAGCCGACGCGCTCCTCCTCACCGTTATAGATCTGGCCCGCCCCCGGGGCGAGCGCGCTGAGCAACGCGGCAAGCGCCGGGATATGCTCGACGCGATCATCGAAACCATCGGGCGCATAAGGCGGGGCTTCGTTGCCGCGCAGGGCGTCGCTCATCTGCGTCGCGTCGAAGCCCCGGGCCGCGTTGAGCTTCGGTTCAGGCGCGCGGAGCACGCCCCATCCGCCAGGGGACGCGGGTGGTTTCGGCGGGGGATCGGCCGGGCGCGGGGTTGACGTAGTGTGCGCGTCTCTAGACATGATCTCGGGCGGCGCCGGCTCGGCGCCAAACGCGCCGGGCAGCGCCTCGCTCGAGTCGGCCTCGCTCGAGTCGGACTCAGGCGATACCGGCGCAGAGGACGAGGCGCTAGGCGGCTGGAATAACTCGGGAATCTCAAGATCATCCGCCTCGGCGAACACTCGCCCCCATCCGTTCTCATCGTCGCCGTCATCATCGTCAACGACGGGAGCGACCGAGGGCGAAGCCTCCGGGGCGCTGAGCGCTAGCGGGCTGCCGGCGACGGTGCTCGAGCGCTTCTTTGGCGCGGGAGGCGCCGGGATGGGAAGCTTCGGCTGCGCCGCCGCGGGTTTCTTTCCGGGGAGCCCGAGCGACGTCGATGTGCGCTTCTTTGGGGCCTCGCGCGTGGGAAGCGGCTCGCCCTCATCACCGGCATTTACGATGCGCGCGGGCACGCCGAGCGCGCGCAGGCGCTCCTGGAGCCGCTCGGCCTCCCCCTGGCTCAGATCCGCCTCGATCGTCATCGGACCCCGCGCCAACAGCGGAACAACCTGCGCCGGCGCTCGCCGCGTGACGGGCATCATCTTGCGCGCCAACTCCTCAACCGCCCCATCCCAATCTCCCGGCATTACTACAACGGACGAAGTTCCCTGTGTCATAAACGCCGCGCTTTTTGGAATATTCGCACCACTCGATCTTTGCTCCTGGCCAGGCCCGACGTCCCGGCGGCACCCTCGAATCGGACGCCGCTGAGACCGCTACCGTCTCTTAAAATGTAGGGGCCTGATGCTCGTATAAAACACACCGGCGAAACTATCAGATCCCCAGTGTTCTTCCCAGATCGCATCGGTTTGCCCAGGTGCACTTATATATTTTCACCCCGCACTGGATAAAAAAACGCCGTCCCCTGCCACAGGGCTCGCTACCAACCAGAATAATTGTATTTTTGGGGGAATACGCCCGTCGCCTCTATTTGATGCGGCGCATATGTTTTGGTATCCTCAGCGCGGTTGCGCAAATTTGAAGCCCCGATGAATGAATGTTTCATTCTGCCTAATCCCGGCAAGGACACAATGAATATCTCAACGAACACCCACCTCACTTCATTGCGAAAACGGCTTAAGGCGTTTCACGAAGATACCTATGCCGCGACCTCTACCGAGTATATCATCCTGCTCATCCTGATCGCCTGCTTTGTCATCGCGATCGTCAAAGTTTTCGGCACGACCGTGAGCCAGAAATACAAAGCGGCCGATGAGAAAGTAACGAAAGACGTTACATTTTAAATGGGTCGCACGCTTAAATTTTGATTGTTAATTGCACCCCGTGGTTTAAACACCGCCCCCCTTTTTTTGAACTGGAGAGAAAATGCGTCTTCGAGATAATTTGATTGCACGAAAAATGTTACTCGCAGCGATGGCGTCTGGACTCATGTTTGCTGCCAGTTGCGGCGGTGACGAGGGTCCAAATGACACCGATGGTGTTCAACAAGAAGCGACGACCAACACCTACGCGCTCGCGGACACCCAATACACCCGAAATATCCGGGTCTATAACAACGTCAAACGCCTCGATGACCGCGCCGCCGCCGTGGCTGTCCTCGAAGAAAAGCGCGTGCTCTTCCCCCTGGAAGCCGAGCAGCTGGTCGCCCAATATAAGGTCGGCGATATCATGGCGACCGCGGCAGGCGAGGGCCTGATTCGTCGCGTCGAGAGTGTCGAGCGCACCGGCGACAGCATCGTCGTCACCACGAGCGGCGCCGAGCTTAGCGATGTCTTCGCCGAGGGTGAGATCTTCATCGCCAAGCACGCCGAAGCGAACCTGCCGGTGCCGGAGAGCTTCCGCACCGACGAAAACGGCATGTCCACCCGCGCGTTTGATTTCGGTGGCATGATCGGCGGCCTGCTCGAAGACCCGGTTGGTTGGGACGGCAGCCTCTATGATTGGAATAGAGACTTCGCCTCCGACCTCAATAGCCGCATCCCGGGCGATTATCTCATCGTCGAAGAAGCCAGCGTTGACTTCGACCTCGGCGGCGAGATTTACGCCCAGCTCGAGATGAGCAGCTCGCCGCTCAAGAGCGTGCGCATCGGCTCCAACGGCACCGCCACCGCGACGCTGCGCGTGCGCCTGGAGTCGGCCGACGAGTATCACCTCGACGAAACCTACACGCTCTTCTCGACCAACCCGGCCGACGGCGCGCTGATGACCAAGCCCATCAAATCCTTCGATGTGGCTGGCCTGGCGCAGATTCAATTCGGCGCCAAATCGACCCTGAAGGTCAAAGCAGATCTCGACGGCACCCTGTCGGCGACCGGCGAGGTCAAGGCCAACGGTACCTTGAGCGGCGGCGTCGAGAAAAAAGGCCGTCGTTGGAAAGGCTATTGGGGCCACGGCATGTCGGTCCAGGGCTACGGACCGGACTTTCAAGGCGAGAAGAACTTCGTCGCTCAGCTTAAGCTCAACACCGAGCTGACCGTCAACCTCTCCAACACCGTTTCGGGCGACTTGAAGGTGGAGCCGGCCAATATCACCGCCGACTTCTCGCAGAAGATCAACGCGACCACCGGCGCATGCCCCACGTACTTCAACATCAACGCGGCCGGTAAAGCCTCGGGTGCTGTGACCAGCGCCAACCTGATGGGCTTTAAGATTCCGCTGATGAGTTCGCCGTCGAATTGGAATTTCTACGACAAAGACTGGCTCATTCGTAACGAGCAGCTCAACCTGCCGGGCATCTGCGACCCTGAGTATGTCGTGCCGTCCTTCGGCACCGGCGCTGGCCATGAAGGCCAGATGTGCGCCGAAGACGACGATTGCAAAACCGGCACCAGCTGCTACCGCAACACCTGCGTCCACGACGGCCCGACCCGCTTCTCGGTCGCCTGGTTCGACGACACCGATATCGACCTTGAGGTCGTCTCCCCCGCCGGCGAAGTCGTCGACTGGGAGAACTTCGCCGGAAACGCCTCCGACGACGGCCTGGTCTATGACTTCCCCAATTGCACCACCAAATGCGTGGGCAACGGCCCGTATGTCGAGAGCATCTTCTCGGACGCCCCGGTTCCCCCCGGCGTCTACACCATCCGCGTCGTGCACCATAAGAGCCGCATCGACGCCGGCAAAGGTGGCGACTTCGAAGTCGAGATCGAGAGCAACGGCGTGATCACCACCGAAGGTGGCAATATTCACGACGCCGTCGCCAACCCGCCCTTCAAAGGCAAGGCTGTTGAGTTCGAGTATACCGTCAAATAATTTGGCGCAGTTGACTGAATGAACGAGTACGGGCGCTGCAGTAAAATGCTGCGCCCGTACTGTTTTTAGCATCCATTTTTATCAGCCATAGAAGCGACCTGGGCTTCCATCGCAACTATTTTTATCGAACGAGTGAATTATGCAAATTTCCCGCTATTGCCTGCGAAACCGACTGATCCTCAGCCTCCTATTCATCGCCGCCGTCGCGCTGGCGGCCTGCGGAGATAACTCCCAAATCGTTGGCACCAGCAACAACCAGCCGACCAACAATAAGAAGGATACCGGCGGCGGCGGCGATAAAGACACCGGCACCCCCGACGCGGGCGACCCGGACACCACTGGCGAGGAGGACGCGGGCGACCCGG encodes:
- a CDS encoding sigma 54-interacting transcriptional regulator; the protein is MMTIRFRTICHDTTREFAFDRKSISVGRAPFNDVALTGCAIAEVHGDLEIHEGDALVFRARASSEATRVMRDGECTQSSDGVEEQVFHIRPGDAIWLGESPAVRLEVLGLDKVQGRAWTRYPINPRAERGLSAEGGRLFFRVSRALAQAPSIENFLRSAAYFTHASLGVLPKRVDLAVPIEAVAWHAEDFRLDAISLAENAGDDVTPVMESVLGAYRRRRESLEIFRAQNSEILSELKSLDSFVILELSEVEPEPLDLPFGANPFEADEYDSEAFDSEAFDSDPYDSQPYDTDYAEPARYQVLIPCALRGELGAVLSLYFVDSPTGPDSEATEGALANLIGQLEPLAAAVLDAHHRVRRGQAVLEENRYWRERQRRHHFYKDFIAESDAAREVYEKVNECVSHDEPVLLLGEAGSGKALIARAIHHLSPRKDAMLTAINCRSLKGDDLDFELFGSANNQLTGDTDARTGIFELAEGGTVFLEEIDRLSLLLQGKILRMLRESEVRRTGEAAARPVNVRLIASTHRDLRKRVEAGHFRRDLYMVLSKFPLTMPSLRERPEDILPLARTFLSTYRRRYGRAAQRFSSDVEAIFMAHAWRGNVRELKSVIEAAVLQSDGDVIEVKHLGL
- a CDS encoding Flp family type IVb pilin — encoded protein: MNISTNTHLTSLRKRLKAFHEDTYAATSTEYIILLILIACFVIAIVKVFGTTVSQKYKAADEKVTKDVTF
- the rpsD gene encoding 30S ribosomal protein S4, whose amino-acid sequence is MARYTGPRLRIIRRLGTDLPGLTRKIADRRPYPPGDHGQGRQRFSEFKKQLYAKQKLRFNYGLNEQQLRNLFVEAQASREPAGLMLLRLLEQRLDNIVFRAGLASTIPAARQLVVHGHVEVNDRKVDRPSFRVKPGMKVSLRAKSQSLSSVEASVASPSLRHPAYLTVDENTKTATMDQVPGREDIPFQVDESLVVEYYSPRL
- a CDS encoding enoyl-CoA hydratase-related protein; its protein translation is MSDILYNVDAAIATITLNRPDARNAYSDAMVTGLIDALDRAEHDPQVRVVLLTGAGPAFCAGGDLKKMRDREGMFSGDSVELRDNYIRGLQSIPRRFNHFEKPVIAAINGHAIGAGLDLSLMCDIRVASRRAKFGSTFANVGLIPGDGGAYLLPRVVGFSRAVELILTARIFDAEEALRIDLVHEICEPAEVMQRAQAKAAQIAALPPKAIKMAKAALYRCVDRDLETSLQLTAALQGCVQRTDEHDAAVERLLASLDKG